A window from Phaeocystidibacter marisrubri encodes these proteins:
- a CDS encoding COX15/CtaA family protein: protein MKSLWFRRLVRIEIVLIFLVILAGSVVRMTGSGMGCPDWPKCFGYIVPPTEEGQVLWTAGREYHKGQIIVHDEALYSAASDFVAGEVYDDSNWVKYTKHDYAIFNPVHTWVEYVNRLFGALSGVPMLLLFVMSLISIRKKPLYFVLSALGLFLLGFEAWLGKEVVDGHLIPGQITYHMMGAFAIVMVLVFFLSRLSDHTGERTRFDKWFLPILILLLAQTVLGTQVREQVDALTKQFGHEAGRVGWVDQIDTLIYVHRSLSLLVSAAILWLWYRLKKEGKSYAFTTWTVVMVLCATTSGALLFYFDLPRILQPVHLMLSAGMVATLSWGVFRRKAH from the coding sequence ATGAAATCTCTGTGGTTCCGCCGATTAGTTCGGATTGAAATCGTTCTTATTTTCCTCGTGATCTTAGCGGGAAGTGTGGTTCGAATGACGGGTTCCGGAATGGGTTGTCCCGATTGGCCAAAGTGTTTCGGCTACATCGTGCCACCAACGGAAGAGGGGCAAGTGCTCTGGACCGCTGGAAGAGAGTATCACAAAGGTCAAATCATTGTACACGACGAGGCATTGTATTCTGCGGCGAGTGATTTTGTGGCAGGAGAGGTGTATGACGATTCGAACTGGGTGAAATACACAAAACACGATTATGCCATTTTCAATCCCGTACATACATGGGTGGAATACGTGAATAGATTGTTTGGTGCTCTGAGTGGCGTGCCGATGTTGTTGCTCTTTGTAATGAGTTTGATTTCCATCCGAAAGAAGCCGCTATACTTTGTCCTGTCTGCACTTGGTTTATTCCTGTTGGGATTTGAAGCTTGGCTGGGTAAAGAGGTGGTTGATGGTCACCTGATCCCTGGGCAAATCACCTATCATATGATGGGCGCCTTTGCCATTGTCATGGTGCTCGTTTTCTTCTTGAGTAGACTTTCGGACCACACTGGGGAGAGAACGCGCTTCGACAAGTGGTTCTTACCTATTCTCATCTTGTTACTTGCACAAACGGTACTTGGAACACAGGTTAGAGAGCAAGTAGATGCACTAACTAAGCAGTTTGGTCATGAAGCGGGAAGAGTAGGTTGGGTAGATCAAATTGACACGTTGATTTACGTCCATCGTTCACTTTCCCTTTTAGTGAGTGCCGCTATTTTATGGCTTTGGTACCGATTGAAAAAAGAAGGAAAGAGCTATGCTTTTACCACATGGACTGTTGTGATGGTACTCTGTGCAACTACATCTGGAGCCTTACTCTTCTATTTTGATTTACCTCGAATTCTCCAGCCCGTCCATCTGATGCTATCGGCAGGAATGGTGGCTACGTTGTCGTGGGGAGTTTTTAGAAGAAAGGCTCATTGA
- a CDS encoding tetratricopeptide repeat protein: MKTGPIIAVASAAVLTTLLFIAPRTPQTVEVAQEEEAVHDHSHEGMSPLDAKVAQAVEIIQSQEQPPMVAVGMLREVLEEDPQHIGALMTLGDLSVMSNQLDRAEGRYITILAIEPDNFEALEKLLQVYDATGKVDQAKGAIQEFLEKNERHPERAELEERLSLLQEK, encoded by the coding sequence ATGAAGACAGGCCCAATCATAGCAGTAGCCAGCGCCGCCGTACTTACGACGTTGTTGTTCATTGCACCCCGTACGCCTCAAACTGTTGAGGTAGCACAGGAGGAGGAAGCCGTGCACGATCATTCTCATGAGGGAATGTCGCCTTTAGATGCTAAAGTTGCTCAGGCAGTCGAGATTATTCAAAGTCAAGAACAACCACCGATGGTAGCTGTTGGTATGCTACGAGAGGTGTTGGAAGAAGATCCACAGCACATTGGTGCTCTGATGACCTTAGGCGACCTTTCGGTGATGTCTAATCAGTTGGATAGAGCGGAAGGGCGGTATATTACCATTCTTGCCATTGAGCCGGATAACTTTGAGGCTTTGGAGAAGTTGCTTCAGGTGTATGATGCTACTGGAAAGGTAGACCAGGCAAAAGGAGCGATTCAGGAATTCTTGGAAAAGAATGAAAGACACCCGGAGAGAGCGGAGCTCGAAGAGCGCTTGTCTCTACTTCAGGAAAAATAA
- a CDS encoding SRPBCC family protein, translating to MSKTVFIEDLENATLTITRSFRAPLTKVWDAFTQPEILDQWWAPKPWKAKTHEMKFENGGYWKYSMNGPEGERHACRMNYGEIVLHEKYTGADYFCDDHFEIKDDMPSSNNVVTFMEIDGHCEVVMVSDFGTVEALQQVIKMGMKEGLTMAQDQLEALLEEGRI from the coding sequence ATGAGTAAGACTGTATTTATTGAAGATTTGGAGAACGCAACGCTCACTATTACAAGAAGTTTTCGTGCACCATTGACCAAAGTATGGGATGCGTTTACCCAGCCAGAGATTCTCGACCAATGGTGGGCTCCTAAACCTTGGAAAGCCAAAACTCATGAGATGAAATTTGAGAATGGAGGTTATTGGAAATATTCCATGAATGGTCCAGAAGGTGAGCGCCATGCGTGTAGAATGAATTATGGCGAAATCGTGCTACATGAAAAGTATACAGGTGCTGATTACTTCTGTGATGATCATTTCGAGATCAAAGACGACATGCCTAGTAGCAACAATGTGGTCACATTTATGGAAATAGACGGGCATTGTGAAGTAGTGATGGTGTCTGATTTCGGAACGGTTGAAGCTCTGCAGCAAGTGATAAAGATGGGCATGAAGGAAGGACTTACCATGGCTCAAGACCAGTTAGAGGCGCTCCTTGAGGAAGGTAGAATCTGA
- the gldE gene encoding gliding motility-associated protein GldE, which yields MDPDPSSLLASSIVSFDPTLIIPLIILGLLLLASAMVSGSEVAFFSLTPTDKQNLEQSEDSRDRVILQLLDDPESLLATILVNNNFINIGIVLLSSFIVDKVFDFTGFESIGLMIELVVITFLILLFGEILPKVYANTNNLGFARWMARPMLTTRKGLKPLIAVLKATGHLLSKPKKSSGISMDELEQALDLTDGESTTADEQKILRGIVRFGSTTVKQIMKPRMDIVAFDVNESFPSVMKQLLECGYSRIPVYRDNSDVIVGVLYIKDLLPHIDAPENFAWQDLLRDPFFVPGSKKIDDLLKEFQEKKIHLAVVVDEFGGTDGIVTLEDVIEEIVGDISDEFDVEQLVYSKLDEKNYVFEGKTQITDFYKVLEISNDPFDKVKGEADTLAGLLLELSGQFPTKGHVEQYDRYTFVVEAVDQRRIKRIKVTIEDIEENDEDA from the coding sequence TTGGATCCCGACCCGAGTTCCCTTTTAGCTTCTTCGATAGTCAGTTTTGACCCGACTCTCATTATCCCATTAATTATTCTGGGCCTACTCCTCTTGGCTTCAGCAATGGTTTCAGGTTCAGAAGTAGCATTCTTCTCACTTACGCCAACCGACAAGCAAAACTTGGAGCAAAGTGAAGATTCTCGCGACCGTGTAATCCTTCAATTACTCGATGACCCAGAGTCTCTTCTGGCTACCATCTTGGTCAATAATAACTTTATCAATATCGGTATCGTTCTTTTGTCGTCCTTCATCGTAGACAAAGTATTCGACTTTACCGGTTTTGAGAGCATCGGATTAATGATTGAATTGGTGGTTATCACCTTTTTGATCTTACTCTTTGGCGAGATTCTCCCAAAGGTTTACGCCAATACGAACAATCTAGGGTTTGCCCGTTGGATGGCTCGACCAATGCTCACCACTCGGAAAGGACTTAAACCCCTTATCGCCGTGCTAAAAGCTACGGGGCATTTGCTTTCTAAACCCAAGAAATCCAGCGGCATTTCTATGGATGAATTAGAGCAGGCTCTGGATCTCACCGACGGAGAATCAACTACAGCCGATGAGCAGAAAATCCTTCGAGGAATCGTCCGCTTTGGCTCTACAACTGTAAAGCAAATCATGAAGCCTCGAATGGACATCGTTGCCTTCGATGTGAATGAATCCTTCCCTTCTGTAATGAAGCAGTTACTGGAGTGCGGATACTCGCGAATCCCCGTCTATCGGGACAACTCCGATGTGATTGTAGGAGTTCTGTACATCAAGGACCTACTTCCCCACATTGACGCTCCAGAAAACTTCGCTTGGCAAGATTTGCTGCGCGATCCTTTCTTCGTACCAGGCAGTAAGAAAATTGATGACCTCCTGAAGGAATTCCAAGAAAAGAAAATTCACCTTGCCGTGGTTGTAGATGAATTTGGTGGAACCGATGGAATTGTCACTTTGGAAGATGTCATCGAGGAAATTGTAGGTGACATCTCGGATGAGTTCGATGTAGAACAATTGGTTTACTCGAAACTCGACGAAAAGAATTACGTGTTCGAAGGAAAAACCCAGATCACCGATTTCTACAAGGTATTGGAGATTAGCAATGATCCATTCGACAAGGTAAAAGGCGAAGCCGATACACTTGCTGGACTTCTTTTAGAATTATCTGGACAATTCCCTACTAAGGGTCACGTAGAACAGTATGATCGCTACACTTTCGTTGTTGAAGCCGTAGACCAACGAAGAATTAAACGCATTAAGGTTACGATTGAAGACATAGAGGAAAATGATGAGGATGCATAA
- the mutY gene encoding A/G-specific adenine glycosylase, whose product MDLSTKLRAWYRFNARKLPWRETTDPYAIWLSEVILQQTRVTQGLPYFDRFLETFPNVESLAASSEDKLMKLWEGLGYYSRARNLHKGAKYIVENGFPTSYDEWLKVPGVGPYTAAAIASFALHEEKAVVDGNVNRVIARLFAIHEPVNSTAGRKIIEEKASALIRKNPPAEHNQAIMELGALVCSPKSPDCSICPWNTECLALATGLVNTLPVKIKKTKVMEEDLYYTAIYSLNGLYVQKRGVDGIWKSLYELIPISGNSLSLEPDMKLSSERFNTTHLLSHRKLNLHIDVIEWPIQSPELWEGYTLVRWNDIDNLAFPKPIRHWLDNNLLPLRLGSED is encoded by the coding sequence ATGGATCTTTCTACAAAACTTAGAGCCTGGTATCGCTTCAATGCACGCAAGCTGCCTTGGAGAGAAACAACCGATCCATACGCAATTTGGTTGTCGGAAGTAATTCTTCAACAAACGAGAGTTACACAAGGTTTACCCTACTTTGACCGATTTCTAGAGACTTTTCCAAATGTTGAATCACTCGCCGCTTCTTCTGAGGATAAGTTGATGAAACTGTGGGAAGGGCTGGGCTACTATTCTCGAGCACGAAATCTGCACAAGGGAGCAAAATACATTGTTGAAAACGGATTCCCAACCTCCTATGATGAATGGCTAAAGGTACCCGGGGTGGGACCTTACACCGCTGCTGCGATCGCTTCGTTTGCCCTTCATGAAGAAAAGGCCGTGGTGGATGGAAATGTGAATCGCGTAATCGCCCGACTATTCGCCATTCATGAACCCGTTAACAGCACGGCAGGTCGCAAAATCATAGAAGAAAAAGCCTCCGCCCTGATTCGGAAAAACCCACCTGCCGAACACAATCAAGCCATCATGGAACTCGGCGCCTTGGTGTGTTCACCCAAATCGCCCGATTGCTCTATTTGTCCTTGGAACACGGAATGCCTTGCATTGGCTACGGGACTCGTCAACACGCTTCCAGTCAAGATCAAGAAAACAAAAGTCATGGAGGAGGATCTTTACTACACGGCCATCTATAGCCTCAATGGGCTCTATGTTCAAAAGAGAGGCGTTGATGGAATCTGGAAAAGCCTGTATGAACTGATTCCAATATCCGGTAACTCTCTTTCACTCGAACCCGATATGAAACTTTCTAGCGAACGCTTTAATACCACTCACTTGCTTTCACATCGCAAACTCAATCTCCATATTGACGTGATAGAATGGCCGATCCAATCACCTGAATTGTGGGAGGGATACACCTTAGTGAGATGGAATGATATCGACAACTTAGCGTTTCCAAAACCTATTCGTCACTGGCTGGATAATAATCTACTACCTTTGCGACTTGGCAGCGAAGATTGA
- a CDS encoding putative signal transducing protein, translating into MEKQVTIAEYSSWSSAQIARGKLESEGIPCVLLNTAMNSLYGGSFTTIVIRVPEEAAPHAMAILADIDLGDGPMYL; encoded by the coding sequence TTGGAAAAACAAGTAACCATAGCTGAATATTCAAGTTGGTCGAGCGCCCAAATCGCACGAGGTAAGCTTGAGTCTGAAGGTATACCTTGTGTCTTGCTAAACACTGCGATGAACTCCCTGTACGGAGGATCGTTTACTACTATTGTAATTCGCGTTCCAGAAGAAGCTGCTCCTCATGCTATGGCCATTCTCGCCGATATAGATTTAGGCGACGGCCCGATGTATCTCTAG
- the gldD gene encoding gliding motility lipoprotein GldD: MHKLTLAVLAILGFASCDNESTPRPFGYMRIDLPSTEYAPVQMASDCPYTFDMNTEAEWAEDKGGTCWGDVNYPSIKAQIQLTYKDLNTVDFGELLDEVHDLAYKHSVRADGIRDEVFSNAKHDVYGLLYRMKGEAATTTQFFVTDSTDHFLRGVVYFYASPNPDSLKPVDEFMANEVVKMMESTRWKNK; encoded by the coding sequence ATGCATAAACTAACCTTAGCCGTTCTGGCGATTCTAGGTTTCGCTTCATGTGACAATGAAAGCACACCGCGCCCATTTGGCTACATGCGAATCGACCTTCCTTCTACGGAATACGCTCCGGTTCAAATGGCATCAGACTGTCCGTATACTTTTGACATGAACACAGAAGCTGAATGGGCGGAAGACAAGGGCGGAACGTGTTGGGGCGACGTCAATTATCCAAGCATCAAAGCTCAGATTCAACTCACCTACAAAGACTTGAACACTGTGGATTTTGGCGAACTTCTAGATGAAGTACACGATCTTGCCTACAAACATTCCGTACGTGCAGACGGCATCCGCGACGAAGTGTTTTCAAACGCTAAACACGATGTATACGGTCTTCTCTACCGCATGAAGGGAGAGGCCGCTACCACCACCCAATTCTTTGTCACCGATAGCACCGACCATTTCCTGCGAGGAGTTGTGTACTTTTATGCAAGTCCTAATCCCGACTCCTTAAAGCCCGTAGATGAATTTATGGCGAATGAAGTCGTTAAAATGATGGAATCTACCCGTTGGAAAAACAAGTAA
- a CDS encoding HU family DNA-binding protein, translated as MTKADIVARISDKTGMEKADVQAVVEGFMREVKTGLESGDNVYLRGFGSFIIKKRAKKTGRNISKNTTLVIPAHYIPAFKPAKVFAESVKDKVPVND; from the coding sequence ATGACGAAAGCGGATATCGTTGCACGGATCTCAGATAAGACCGGCATGGAAAAGGCTGATGTGCAAGCTGTAGTAGAGGGTTTCATGCGCGAAGTGAAAACTGGTCTAGAATCCGGAGACAATGTATACCTGCGCGGTTTCGGTAGCTTCATTATCAAGAAGCGCGCAAAGAAAACTGGTCGCAATATCTCCAAGAACACTACTTTGGTAATTCCAGCGCACTACATTCCGGCATTCAAGCCAGCGAAAGTATTTGCTGAAAGTGTAAAAGATAAAGTTCCTGTAAACGACTAA
- a CDS encoding single-stranded DNA-binding protein, with product MSGTLNKVMLIGNLGKDPEARHFEGGGMLVKFPIATTERYKNREGNQVENTEWHNIVVGRRGLAEICEKYLSKGDKVYIEGRLKTRSWQDQDGQTKYATEVQADNMTMLTPKGEGGSMNTTAPTPSSPQPKAEPAPSSSESNAGDFPVGSDDDDLPF from the coding sequence ATGTCTGGTACTCTGAATAAAGTAATGCTCATCGGAAACCTTGGAAAAGACCCAGAGGCTCGTCACTTTGAAGGTGGAGGCATGCTGGTGAAATTCCCAATTGCCACTACGGAACGTTACAAGAATCGCGAGGGTAATCAGGTTGAGAATACCGAATGGCACAACATTGTTGTGGGCAGAAGAGGTCTCGCCGAGATCTGTGAAAAGTATTTGAGCAAAGGCGACAAAGTTTATATCGAAGGCCGATTGAAAACACGCTCGTGGCAAGACCAAGATGGTCAGACGAAGTACGCCACTGAAGTACAAGCAGACAACATGACCATGCTTACTCCAAAAGGAGAAGGCGGAAGCATGAACACTACTGCTCCGACTCCATCATCACCTCAACCAAAAGCTGAACCTGCACCAAGCTCGTCAGAATCAAATGCAGGTGATTTTCCGGTAGGGTCAGATGATGACGATTTACCATTCTGA
- a CDS encoding ArsR/SmtB family transcription factor: MRRDVFQAIADPTRRGILAALLEEPKNVNTLAEHFDMTRQAVSLHVKILQECAVISVEKEGRERICTLEPQKMAEVVEWLEPFKQMWESRFDQLDDLLKKL; the protein is encoded by the coding sequence ATGAGAAGAGATGTATTTCAAGCGATAGCGGATCCTACACGTAGGGGCATTTTAGCGGCCTTATTGGAGGAGCCTAAGAACGTGAATACGTTGGCTGAGCATTTTGACATGACTCGTCAGGCGGTCTCATTACACGTCAAGATATTGCAGGAATGTGCTGTGATCTCTGTTGAGAAAGAGGGGCGGGAGCGCATTTGCACCTTAGAGCCACAGAAGATGGCGGAGGTAGTGGAGTGGTTGGAGCCATTCAAGCAAATGTGGGAATCTCGCTTTGATCAGCTCGATGATCTTTTGAAGAAACTTTAA